Proteins from a genomic interval of Ramlibacter algicola:
- a CDS encoding VOC family protein: protein MFRLLRLDHIVLRVRDREAMQRFYCDVLGCTLERVQEDLGLWQLRAGDSIIDLVPVDMKLGAAGGAAPGREGRNVDHFCLRIEPWDADAIRVHLLAHGVQPGEPALRFGADGRGPSIYLEDPEGNTVELKGPPQA, encoded by the coding sequence ATGTTCCGGCTGCTGCGCCTGGACCACATCGTGCTGCGCGTGCGCGACCGCGAGGCGATGCAGCGCTTCTACTGCGACGTGCTCGGCTGCACGCTCGAGCGCGTGCAGGAGGATCTCGGGCTGTGGCAGCTGCGCGCGGGCGACTCGATCATCGACCTCGTGCCCGTCGACATGAAGCTCGGCGCGGCTGGCGGCGCGGCCCCCGGCCGCGAGGGCCGCAACGTCGACCACTTCTGCCTGCGTATCGAGCCGTGGGACGCTGATGCGATCCGCGTGCACCTGCTGGCGCACGGCGTGCAGCCGGGCGAGCCCGCCCTGCGCTTCGGCGCCGACGGTCGCGGGCCGTCGATCTACCTGGAGGACCCGGAAGGCAATACGGTGGAACTCAAGGGACCGCCGCAGGCCTGA
- the argA gene encoding amino-acid N-acetyltransferase, translated as MSTVFNFTFVPWFRSVAPYIHMHRGKTFVVGLAGEAIAAGKLPNIVQDLALIQSMGVKVVLVHGFRPQVNEQLKAKGHAAKYSHGMRITDEVALDCAQEAAGQLRYEIEAAFSMGLPNTPMAGSKTRVISGNFITARPVGIVDGVDFRHSGLVRKVDVAGITKSLDFGAMVLISPFGFSPTGEAFNLTMEEVATSVATALQADKLVFLTEIPGIRLRPLEPETEENGIDTELPLAAAEQLLAQLPSPQQPTDTAFYLQHCVKACKGGVERSHIVPFATDGALLLEIYVHDGIGTMVVDEKLEELREATPDDVGGVLQLIEPFEKDGTLVKRDRTEIERDIANYSIIEHDGVIFACAALYPYPEARTGEMAALTVSPHSQGQGDGEKILKRIEQRARAMGLESIFVLTTRTMHWFLKRGFVQADPEWLPEARKRKYNWDRRSMVFVKKL; from the coding sequence ATGTCCACCGTCTTCAATTTCACCTTCGTGCCCTGGTTCCGCTCGGTGGCGCCCTACATCCACATGCACCGGGGCAAGACCTTCGTGGTCGGCCTCGCGGGCGAGGCGATCGCCGCCGGCAAGCTGCCGAACATCGTGCAGGACCTGGCCCTGATCCAGAGCATGGGCGTGAAGGTCGTGCTGGTGCACGGCTTCCGGCCGCAGGTCAACGAGCAGCTCAAGGCCAAGGGCCACGCCGCGAAGTACTCGCACGGGATGCGCATCACCGACGAAGTGGCGCTCGATTGCGCGCAGGAAGCCGCGGGGCAGCTGCGCTACGAGATCGAGGCCGCCTTCAGCATGGGCCTGCCGAACACGCCGATGGCCGGCTCCAAGACCCGCGTGATCTCGGGCAACTTCATCACCGCGCGGCCGGTGGGTATCGTCGACGGCGTGGATTTCCGCCATTCGGGCCTGGTACGCAAGGTCGACGTCGCCGGCATCACCAAGTCGCTGGACTTCGGCGCGATGGTGCTGATCTCGCCTTTCGGCTTCTCGCCGACCGGCGAGGCCTTCAACCTCACGATGGAGGAAGTCGCCACCAGCGTCGCCACGGCGCTGCAGGCCGACAAGCTGGTGTTCCTGACCGAGATCCCGGGCATCCGCCTGCGGCCCCTTGAGCCCGAGACCGAGGAGAACGGCATCGACACCGAACTGCCGCTCGCGGCCGCCGAGCAATTGCTCGCGCAACTGCCCTCGCCCCAGCAGCCGACCGACACCGCGTTCTACCTGCAGCACTGCGTCAAGGCGTGCAAGGGTGGCGTCGAGCGCAGCCACATCGTGCCCTTCGCCACCGACGGCGCGCTGCTGCTGGAGATCTACGTGCACGACGGCATCGGCACGATGGTCGTCGACGAGAAGCTGGAGGAACTGCGCGAGGCGACGCCCGACGACGTCGGCGGCGTGCTGCAGCTGATCGAGCCGTTCGAGAAGGACGGCACGCTGGTCAAGCGCGATCGCACCGAGATCGAACGCGACATCGCCAACTACAGCATCATCGAGCACGACGGCGTGATCTTCGCCTGCGCCGCGCTCTACCCGTACCCCGAGGCCCGCACCGGCGAGATGGCGGCGCTGACGGTGTCGCCGCACAGCCAGGGCCAGGGCGACGGCGAGAAGATCCTCAAGCGCATCGAGCAGCGCGCCCGCGCGATGGGGCTGGAGAGCATCTTCGTGCTCACCACCCGCACCATGCACTGGTTCCTCAAGCGCGGCTTCGTGCAGGCCGACCCCGAGTGGCTGCCCGAGGCGCGCAAGCGCAAGTACAACTGGGACCGCCGCAGCATGGTGTTCGTCAAGAAGCTCTGA
- a CDS encoding GGDEF domain-containing protein, translating to MATAFWGAYFGAVSLSLVAALIAFTRSARRVALTGSLAAALSALYVLVYLGWVPVQGDLLMRLQAVLAVVCASVLGLLLFRLLGLLRDRAVARRVTGGMVLLAVAVLLSGSFTSQEGGLLLAAGMAWLVIPAAFAVSVRSARLGGRLGWFAVSGVASMSIPVVGLTWFALNRDQTPSWVHAVSATAATAYLVTMASAMWERYAYLRDVREAMVYGPAYDPITRMRTHAETGAMVGDAFARLGSDGVAVVVVSIANLQALEQLHGRAACNHGLFLCASRLRRSVPPGIEAGRLGDDAFLLMSRRPARVDHLNDVAHEIARRLSKPVLLGTSQDLAALEASRTEWMAEVGVGVLVAPPGMRPGVAIAGARAMSRTAWSYASRVAWYDAGSRQITELPLPAGAAG from the coding sequence TTGGCGACGGCATTCTGGGGGGCGTATTTCGGCGCGGTGAGCCTGTCGCTCGTCGCGGCGTTGATCGCCTTCACGCGCTCCGCCCGCCGCGTCGCGCTCACCGGTTCGCTCGCGGCCGCGCTGTCGGCGCTCTACGTGCTCGTCTACCTGGGTTGGGTGCCCGTGCAGGGCGATCTGCTCATGCGCCTGCAGGCGGTGCTGGCCGTGGTGTGCGCCTCGGTCCTCGGGTTGCTGCTGTTCCGTCTGCTCGGCCTCCTGCGCGATCGCGCCGTCGCGCGCCGCGTCACCGGGGGCATGGTGCTGCTCGCCGTGGCCGTCCTCCTCTCCGGCAGCTTCACGTCGCAGGAGGGCGGGCTGCTGCTCGCCGCGGGCATGGCGTGGCTCGTGATCCCGGCGGCCTTCGCGGTGTCGGTGCGCAGCGCGCGCCTCGGTGGGCGCCTGGGCTGGTTCGCCGTGAGCGGCGTCGCCAGCATGTCGATCCCCGTGGTGGGCCTGACCTGGTTCGCGCTGAACCGGGACCAGACGCCCAGCTGGGTGCATGCCGTCAGCGCCACCGCCGCGACCGCCTACCTGGTCACCATGGCCTCGGCCATGTGGGAGCGCTATGCCTACCTGCGCGACGTGCGCGAGGCGATGGTGTATGGGCCGGCCTACGACCCGATCACCCGGATGCGCACGCATGCCGAAACCGGCGCGATGGTCGGTGACGCGTTCGCGCGCCTGGGCAGCGACGGCGTCGCGGTGGTCGTCGTGTCCATCGCCAATTTGCAGGCGCTGGAGCAACTGCACGGCCGCGCCGCCTGCAACCACGGCCTGTTCCTGTGTGCCAGCCGGCTGCGCCGGAGCGTGCCGCCGGGCATCGAGGCCGGGCGGCTCGGCGACGACGCGTTCCTGTTGATGTCGCGGCGGCCGGCCCGCGTCGATCACCTGAACGACGTCGCGCACGAGATCGCGCGGCGCCTGTCCAAGCCCGTGCTGCTGGGGACCAGCCAGGACTTGGCGGCCCTGGAGGCCAGCCGCACCGAGTGGATGGCCGAAGTGGGCGTCGGCGTGCTGGTCGCGCCGCCCGGCATGCGTCCGGGCGTCGCCATCGCGGGGGCGCGGGCGATGTCCCGGACGGCCTGGAGCTACGCCAGCCGCGTCGCCTGGTACGACGCCGGCTCGCGCCAGATCACCGAGCTGCCGCTGCCCGCCGGCGCCGCCGGATAA